A DNA window from Thermosynechococcaceae cyanobacterium Okahandja contains the following coding sequences:
- a CDS encoding HEAT repeat domain-containing protein, with protein MDDHDFPLLDTPETEDALAALPSEEGDRPDPDLMLGLLTSTDVTERMLAARAFCEIQDERATPYLIQLLQESCPLVRVSAAYALGRNLSTAAIDALIQQLDRDWNGYVRKGIVWALGNCGVRFPFPEIYRRTLDPLIRALQTDISAVRLWAASSLGQVAEASEEAAATVIPALALALAQDTIAAVRSNCAWALGHACRKIPLGQLYTEAIDHLIAALQDSDMGVQEDAKAALFKLGDARGLQAVEDLEFESLGE; from the coding sequence CGCTCTCCCGAGTGAAGAGGGCGATCGCCCCGATCCAGACCTGATGCTAGGGTTGCTGACCTCTACGGATGTCACCGAGCGAATGTTAGCGGCGCGTGCCTTTTGTGAAATTCAAGATGAGCGCGCCACCCCTTACCTCATTCAACTGTTGCAGGAATCCTGTCCGCTGGTGCGGGTCAGTGCCGCCTATGCCCTAGGGCGCAACCTCAGCACTGCCGCCATTGATGCCCTGATTCAGCAGTTGGATCGCGACTGGAACGGCTACGTCCGCAAAGGCATTGTCTGGGCCTTAGGGAACTGTGGGGTGCGCTTTCCCTTTCCCGAGATTTACCGCCGCACCCTCGATCCCTTAATTCGTGCCCTCCAGACCGATATTTCCGCGGTGCGGTTGTGGGCCGCTAGCTCCCTAGGTCAGGTTGCCGAAGCCAGTGAAGAGGCTGCCGCCACCGTAATTCCTGCCCTTGCCCTTGCCCTTGCCCAAGATACAATTGCCGCGGTGCGCAGTAACTGTGCCTGGGCGTTGGGGCACGCCTGTCGCAAAATTCCCCTCGGTCAGCTTTATACTGAAGCTATCGATCACCTGATTGCCGCGCTCCAAGACAGCGATATGGGTGTACAAGAGGATGCCAAAGCGGCGCTCTTTAAGCTGGGGGATGCCCGCGGGCTACAGGCCGTTGAAGACCTTGAATTTGAATCCCTTGGAGAGTAG